A region from the Methylocella sp. genome encodes:
- a CDS encoding IS66 family transposase has translation MVVPGSKLPDDVDALKAMVLAMTEKAARAEALEAEVADLKALNASADERIARLTSILKALERARFGRRSEKLGSKALDDEQSAFVFDEIETGIGAIQAELDKRPSPDKAKRAARPRKGFAAHLERLEIVIEPDTLPENEGKQKILIGEDVSERLDVTPAKFRVIVTRRPKYAFKNEDGVIQAPAPAHIIEGGVPTEALLALIAVSKYADGLPLYRQEAIYTRDKVELNRALMAQWMGRLGFELEILSEHVLTRIKQAERIFADETTLPTLAPGSGSTKTAYLWAYARDDRPFGGSGPPMVAYRFEDSRSGDCVARHLGGYRGILQVDGYTAYNRLARPDRGNDAVTLAGCWSHVRRRFYELHVNGSSELATATIERMTHLWEVEENVRGKEPEVRAAARQETAVAIVADLFRLWQDALPRISGKSKLAEAIRYAISRRATLERFLNDGRIEIDSNIVERAIRPQTITRKNSLFAGSDGGGRTWASIATLLQTAKMNDIDPQAWLTQTLERVANGWPNAEIDALMPWKYAA, from the coding sequence ATGGTAGTGCCTGGCTCCAAGCTCCCCGACGACGTTGATGCGCTCAAGGCCATGGTGTTGGCCATGACTGAAAAAGCGGCTCGCGCGGAAGCTCTTGAAGCCGAAGTTGCCGATCTCAAAGCCTTGAATGCGAGCGCCGACGAACGCATCGCGCGACTGACCTCCATCCTCAAGGCATTGGAACGGGCAAGGTTCGGGCGCCGCTCCGAGAAGCTTGGCTCGAAAGCTCTTGATGACGAACAGAGTGCCTTCGTCTTCGACGAGATTGAAACGGGGATCGGAGCCATCCAGGCCGAACTCGACAAGCGGCCCAGTCCCGATAAGGCCAAACGAGCCGCACGTCCCCGCAAAGGTTTTGCCGCCCATCTCGAGCGGCTCGAAATCGTCATCGAACCGGACACTCTTCCCGAGAATGAAGGCAAACAGAAGATCCTGATCGGCGAAGATGTCTCCGAGCGGCTCGATGTCACGCCGGCCAAGTTCCGCGTCATCGTCACGCGCCGGCCTAAATACGCATTCAAGAATGAGGATGGTGTCATCCAGGCTCCAGCGCCGGCCCATATCATCGAGGGCGGCGTTCCGACGGAAGCTCTCCTGGCGCTTATTGCCGTTTCCAAATATGCCGATGGCCTGCCGCTTTACCGGCAAGAGGCCATCTACACGCGCGACAAGGTGGAACTCAATCGCGCCCTGATGGCCCAATGGATGGGCCGGCTCGGGTTTGAACTTGAGATCCTCTCTGAACACGTCCTCACCCGGATCAAACAGGCGGAAAGAATCTTCGCCGACGAAACGACCTTGCCGACCTTGGCGCCCGGTTCCGGCAGCACAAAGACAGCCTATCTCTGGGCCTATGCGAGAGACGATCGCCCCTTTGGCGGCAGCGGCCCGCCGATGGTTGCCTATCGCTTCGAAGATAGCCGGTCTGGCGATTGTGTCGCCCGTCATCTCGGTGGTTATAGGGGCATTCTGCAGGTCGACGGATATACGGCCTACAATCGCCTCGCGAGGCCAGACCGCGGCAATGACGCCGTCACGCTCGCGGGATGTTGGAGCCATGTCCGGAGACGATTTTACGAACTGCACGTCAATGGCAGCTCCGAGCTTGCCACGGCTACGATTGAACGCATGACCCATCTATGGGAGGTCGAGGAAAACGTCCGGGGCAAAGAGCCAGAAGTGCGCGCTGCGGCCCGGCAAGAAACTGCGGTGGCGATCGTCGCTGATCTGTTCAGGCTTTGGCAAGATGCGCTCCCACGTATCTCCGGCAAGTCTAAGCTCGCCGAGGCGATACGTTACGCCATCTCACGCCGGGCGACGCTCGAACGCTTCCTGAATGATGGCCGCATCGAGATCGACTCCAACATCGTAGAGCGTGCAATCCGGCCGCAAACAATCACACGAAAAAACTCACTCTTCGCCGGCAGCGATGGTGGAGGCCGTACTTGGGCATCCATAGCCACATTGCTGCAAACTGCAAAAATGAACGACATCGATCCTCAGGCCTGGCTCACCCAGACACTCGAGCGCGTCGCAAACGGCTGGCCCAATGCCGAAATCGATGCCCTCATGCCCTGGAAATACGCCGCCTGA